A DNA window from Burkholderiales bacterium contains the following coding sequences:
- a CDS encoding GxxExxY protein, translating into MHADARLDEVTGVIIRCVYAVSNKLGCGFVEKVYENALAIELRRAELSVEQQYGIKVRYDQVVVGDFVADLLVEEGVIVELKAVKALDEIHSAQCLNYLKATGLTVCLLVNFGKPRADIKRIVLDF; encoded by the coding sequence ATACACGCAGATGCAAGATTAGATGAAGTAACTGGGGTAATCATACGGTGCGTCTATGCGGTCAGCAATAAACTTGGTTGCGGTTTCGTTGAGAAAGTGTATGAAAACGCTTTGGCCATCGAGCTCCGCCGGGCTGAGCTTAGCGTTGAGCAGCAGTACGGGATCAAAGTCCGGTATGATCAGGTTGTGGTTGGGGACTTTGTTGCTGATCTATTGGTTGAGGAAGGTGTCATCGTGGAACTCAAGGCAGTTAAAGCACTGGATGAAATCCACTCTGCGCAGTGTCTGAATTACCTCAAAGCGACTGGCTTAACAGTTTGTTTGTTGGTCAACTTCGGAAAACCAAGGGCAGATATCAAACGTATTGTTCTTGATTTCTAA
- a CDS encoding glycosyltransferase family 2 protein produces the protein MHIAVIATTYNRPDALAAMLEGYLGQHDRDFELIVADDGSTEDTAQTVRAFQSRASMPIHRVWQEDQGFRAAAIRNRALAGTAAEYIIFTDGDCIPVPRFVARHRELAEPGWFVAGNRVLLSEELTRAVLQNKLPVQGWSMREWLRAWQQGEINRFLPLLSLPHFAPLRELTANRWQGVKTCNLAAWRKDLLMVNGLDETYSGWGLEDSDLVIRLLHAGIKHKSARFAAPVLHLWHSENDRGKLPENQKRLDEVLRSKRVRAVLGVEQYL, from the coding sequence ATGCATATTGCCGTCATCGCCACCACCTACAATCGCCCGGACGCGCTAGCGGCAATGCTGGAAGGTTATCTGGGCCAACACGACCGTGATTTCGAATTGATTGTTGCCGACGACGGTTCGACTGAAGACACTGCGCAAACGGTCCGCGCCTTTCAATCCAGGGCGAGCATGCCGATTCACCGCGTATGGCAGGAAGACCAGGGCTTTCGCGCCGCCGCCATCCGCAATCGGGCCCTTGCCGGCACTGCAGCCGAATACATCATTTTCACCGACGGCGATTGCATTCCTGTGCCACGCTTTGTGGCGCGACACCGTGAACTGGCCGAGCCGGGATGGTTTGTCGCGGGCAACCGCGTTTTGCTAAGTGAGGAACTCACCCGCGCTGTTTTGCAAAATAAACTGCCGGTGCAGGGTTGGAGCATGCGTGAATGGCTGCGCGCATGGCAGCAAGGCGAAATCAACCGCTTTCTGCCTTTGCTTTCCCTGCCGCACTTTGCCCCGCTGCGCGAGCTCACCGCCAACCGCTGGCAAGGCGTAAAAACCTGCAACCTTGCCGCTTGGCGCAAAGACCTGCTGATGGTAAACGGCCTGGATGAAACTTATTCGGGCTGGGGCCTGGAAGATTCAGACCTGGTGATTCGCCTGCTGCACGCCGGCATCAAACATAAAAGCGCACGCTTTGCCGCGCCGGTGCTGCATTTGTGGCATAGCGAGAATGACCGCGGCAAACTCCCCGAAAACCAGAAACGCCTCGATGAAGTGTTGCGTTCCAAGCGCGTGCGCGCCGTTCTTGGAGTAGAGCAGTATTTATGA
- a CDS encoding methyltransferase domain-containing protein encodes MPAAVPHHLTKRQIYRHALQLRSQGRLYNTRNAALDDVFKGSIDRFCDIAFRLRASKKILDVGAGHGMLLSLLHELGHECCALDIADNTARYPEVYREKPIHFQVCNVEVDPIPFADGYFDAVVCCQVLEHFTHSHLKAMKEMHRVLRHGGIVEVDVPNAVSFRNRSRMLRGKNITYDYEKHYLYALPVSYKGMSFYPDRHNREFTKSELRILLEAGNFNNIEIVFLKSRRHREGLEKIRTVGTMLKDAIPSLRKSLIAFAEK; translated from the coding sequence ATGCCTGCCGCGGTACCGCATCATCTGACGAAAAGGCAAATTTACCGGCACGCGCTTCAATTGCGCAGTCAAGGCAGGTTGTATAACACCCGGAACGCGGCGCTGGACGATGTATTCAAGGGGAGCATAGACCGGTTTTGCGACATCGCTTTCCGCCTGCGCGCGTCGAAAAAAATCCTCGATGTCGGCGCGGGGCATGGCATGTTGCTCTCGCTTCTCCACGAACTGGGGCACGAGTGCTGCGCTCTGGATATTGCCGATAACACGGCCCGGTATCCCGAGGTTTATCGGGAAAAACCAATTCATTTCCAAGTATGCAACGTCGAGGTGGATCCGATTCCATTTGCCGATGGCTATTTTGATGCAGTGGTATGCTGCCAGGTTCTGGAACATTTCACTCATTCGCATCTTAAAGCGATGAAGGAGATGCACAGGGTCTTAAGGCATGGCGGCATTGTCGAAGTGGATGTGCCCAACGCGGTGAGCTTTCGCAACCGCAGCCGTATGCTGCGGGGCAAGAACATCACCTACGATTACGAAAAGCATTATCTCTACGCTCTACCGGTTTCCTACAAAGGCATGTCGTTTTACCCCGACCGCCACAACCGCGAATTCACCAAAAGCGAATTGCGCATTCTGCTGGAAGCCGGCAACTTCAATAATATCGAAATCGTATTTCTTAAATCCAGAAGGCATAGAGAGGGGCTGGAAAAAATCCGCACTGTCGGGACTATGCTCAAAGACGCCATTCCGTCACTGAGAAAGTCGCTCATCGCATTCGCTGAAAAATAA
- the wecB gene encoding UDP-N-acetylglucosamine 2-epimerase (non-hydrolyzing), with product MPTKVMTIVGTRPELIKLSRVIPELDRHTRHVLVHTGQNYDYELNIIFFEQLQIRKPDYFLDCAGKSPAHTIGNVIAKSHEVMAKEKPDALLLLGDTNSCLAAISAKRLKIPIFHMEAGNRCFDQRVPEEINRKIVDHVSDINLPYTEHARRYLLAEGIKPEMVIKTGSPMKEILQHYMPRIQKSAVLSRLKVKPRKYFVVSAHREENIDSATNFKDLLETLNAVSGTYNLPVIVSTHPRTMKKLESLPSAKKPKDVRFLKPLGFLDYIKLQMNAFCVLSDSGTITEESSILNFPAVIIRQAHERPEGMDEGTLIMCGLKPADVIEAIEVATRHHSATGRQFRLVQDYEADNVSKKVLRIILSYTGYVNRTVWRK from the coding sequence ATGCCGACTAAAGTCATGACCATCGTTGGCACTCGGCCCGAACTCATCAAGCTTTCTCGGGTGATCCCCGAACTCGACCGTCATACCCGGCACGTGCTGGTGCACACCGGCCAGAATTACGATTACGAGCTGAACATTATTTTCTTCGAACAACTGCAAATCCGGAAACCTGATTATTTCCTCGACTGCGCCGGCAAATCCCCGGCTCATACCATAGGCAACGTTATCGCCAAATCCCACGAGGTAATGGCCAAAGAAAAGCCTGATGCCTTGCTGTTGCTCGGCGATACCAACAGTTGCCTAGCGGCCATATCGGCGAAACGGCTGAAGATTCCGATTTTCCACATGGAGGCGGGAAACCGCTGCTTCGATCAGCGCGTGCCGGAGGAAATCAACCGCAAAATTGTCGATCATGTCAGCGATATCAACTTGCCTTACACCGAGCATGCGCGCCGCTACCTCCTGGCAGAGGGAATAAAGCCTGAAATGGTGATCAAAACCGGTTCGCCGATGAAAGAAATTCTGCAGCACTATATGCCGCGAATTCAAAAATCCGCCGTTCTTTCCCGGCTGAAAGTAAAGCCACGCAAATATTTCGTGGTCAGCGCGCACCGCGAGGAAAATATCGACAGCGCGACCAACTTCAAGGATTTGCTGGAAACGCTCAACGCCGTTTCCGGTACATACAACCTGCCCGTTATCGTCTCCACCCACCCGCGCACCATGAAAAAACTCGAAAGTCTGCCTTCAGCAAAAAAGCCCAAAGACGTGAGGTTTCTCAAGCCACTGGGATTCCTCGACTACATCAAATTGCAGATGAATGCCTTTTGCGTCCTCTCAGACAGCGGCACCATCACCGAAGAATCGTCGATCCTGAATTTCCCCGCCGTCATCATTCGCCAAGCCCATGAACGGCCGGAGGGCATGGATGAAGGCACTCTCATCATGTGCGGGCTGAAACCGGCCGATGTTATTGAAGCCATCGAAGTGGCGACCCGTCATCATTCCGCGACCGGCAGGCAGTTCCGCCTGGTTCAGGATTACGAGGCAGACAACGTTTCCAAAAAGGTATTGCGCATCATCCTAAGCTACACGGGCTACGTCAACCGCACCGTGTGGCGGAAATGA
- a CDS encoding glycosyltransferase family 9 protein, translating into MTAPRRVLVVITRRIGDVLLATPLIRSLKRAWPQAQIDVLVFAGTEEVISANPDIQSVITIAERPDLWTHLKLVAHLLRRYDLAFSCLPGDRPTLYAWLAGKKRVGLLEADAKNRWKQRLLNQWTSFDNLNTHTVLMHLKLAELLNISKHYEVLVSWSDTTAAYIDALFLSSQAPNQRLAVLHLYPKFNYKMWHAQGWSELSRWLAKQGLRIVLTGSAAPEELDYIEKILPLLPQDTLNLAGRLNLEQSSCLLSRAAIYVGPDTVVTHIAAALSVPTVALYGPTNPVKWGPWPKGHNKDSNPWKRLGSQRVGNVMLVQGTEPCVPCLLEGCDRHIASFSDCLQELKTDKVIAAAESLLKQYAAAVA; encoded by the coding sequence ATGACTGCACCACGCCGCGTGCTGGTCGTCATCACCCGCCGCATCGGCGACGTGCTGCTTGCCACCCCGCTGATCCGCTCGCTCAAACGAGCCTGGCCGCAGGCGCAAATCGATGTGTTGGTTTTTGCGGGCACGGAAGAGGTGATATCTGCTAACCCCGACATTCAAAGCGTCATCACGATTGCCGAGCGACCAGATTTGTGGACTCATCTCAAACTCGTAGCCCATTTGTTGCGCCGCTATGATCTCGCCTTCTCTTGCCTTCCGGGAGATCGGCCTACGCTCTATGCTTGGCTAGCCGGGAAAAAACGCGTGGGCCTGCTCGAGGCCGATGCAAAAAACCGCTGGAAGCAGCGGCTGCTCAATCAATGGACGTCATTCGACAATCTCAACACGCATACGGTCTTGATGCACCTCAAGCTCGCCGAGCTCCTTAATATTTCCAAACATTACGAAGTGCTCGTGTCGTGGAGCGATACTACTGCGGCATACATCGACGCGCTTTTTTTATCCAGCCAGGCGCCCAATCAACGTTTAGCCGTTTTACATCTGTACCCGAAATTCAACTACAAGATGTGGCACGCACAGGGCTGGAGCGAGCTCTCGCGCTGGCTGGCGAAGCAGGGCCTGCGCATAGTGCTCACCGGAAGCGCTGCTCCCGAAGAGCTGGATTATATAGAAAAGATTCTGCCGCTGTTGCCTCAAGACACGCTTAATCTGGCAGGCCGATTAAACCTGGAACAGTCGTCCTGTTTGCTGAGTCGCGCGGCGATTTATGTCGGTCCCGATACTGTTGTCACCCACATCGCCGCCGCGCTGAGCGTGCCTACGGTCGCGCTCTACGGTCCTACCAATCCGGTGAAATGGGGGCCCTGGCCCAAAGGCCACAATAAGGATAGCAACCCCTGGAAACGACTGGGTAGTCAGCGTGTGGGCAACGTGATGCTGGTGCAGGGAACAGAGCCTTGCGTGCCCTGCCTGCTGGAAGGCTGCGACAGACACATCGCCAGCTTCAGCGATTGTCTGCAGGAATTGAAAACGGACAAAGTCATCGCCGCTGCGGAATCGCTGCTCAAGCAATACGCTGCGGCTGTCGCCTGA
- a CDS encoding nucleoside-diphosphate sugar epimerase/dehydratase, whose protein sequence is MFPLRFNLRASLAFGHDLVAVALAWCLAYWLRFNMDFEHPQLRSMWQTLPWVMLSQALIFLWFGLYRGIWRYASLPDLKRIFLAVASAAMAAPLVLLMLRIPALVPRSVVVLDPILLFLIMCGSRIAYRLWKERRLYSLANLQAKPVIVLGAGDAAASLVKDLARSREWRVVGFLDDNPKKHGRLLHGVKVLGRIDELADHAQKMQIQHAIIAMPSVAHEMRHRAMSVCVNAGVKALTVPSFDDLLSGKVTVSQIRQVELDDLLGRDPVVLDNAGLKELFAGKTIMVSGAGGSIGSELCRQIARFKPQRLVLFELNEFALYRIEQEFLSDFPDTAVVCVIGDVKSRSRVDQVLAQYLPSIVFHAAAYKHVPLMEAQNAWEAVLNNALGTYVLSHAAANHHAEKFVLVSTDKAVNPTNVMGASKRLAEMICQALQPDSATRFVMVRFGNVLGSAGSVIPKFREQIEKGGPVTVTHPEIIRYFMSIPEAAQLVLQAGLMGKGGEIFVMDMGEPVKIAELAKDLIRLSGFSEDEIKIVFTGLRPGEKLYEELLANDENTLPTPHPKLRIARARQMDVQWLADALIWLDQAQPLRDEQVKADLLKWVPEYAAAQSDARNYQQKLA, encoded by the coding sequence ATGTTTCCGCTTAGGTTTAATCTCCGTGCTTCGCTTGCCTTTGGCCACGACCTGGTCGCGGTAGCTCTCGCGTGGTGTCTCGCCTATTGGCTGCGCTTCAACATGGATTTCGAGCATCCTCAACTGCGAAGCATGTGGCAGACACTGCCATGGGTTATGCTGTCGCAGGCGCTCATTTTTTTGTGGTTTGGCCTTTACCGGGGCATCTGGCGCTACGCCAGCCTACCCGATCTGAAACGCATCTTCCTTGCGGTTGCGTCGGCGGCAATGGCCGCTCCGCTTGTGCTCTTGATGTTGCGCATTCCGGCTTTGGTTCCGCGCTCGGTGGTGGTGCTGGATCCGATACTGCTTTTCCTCATCATGTGCGGCAGCCGCATTGCCTACCGGCTATGGAAAGAGCGTCGGCTGTATAGCCTTGCCAACTTGCAAGCCAAGCCGGTAATCGTCCTCGGTGCTGGCGACGCCGCCGCGAGCCTGGTCAAGGATCTCGCCCGCAGCCGCGAATGGCGGGTGGTGGGCTTTCTGGATGACAATCCCAAAAAGCACGGCAGACTTTTGCACGGCGTGAAAGTGCTGGGGCGGATAGACGAGCTCGCGGATCACGCGCAAAAAATGCAAATCCAGCACGCCATCATCGCCATGCCTTCCGTTGCACACGAGATGCGACACCGAGCGATGAGTGTCTGTGTGAATGCCGGAGTGAAAGCCCTGACCGTGCCTTCGTTCGACGATTTACTGAGCGGTAAAGTCACCGTTTCGCAAATCCGCCAGGTGGAGCTTGACGATTTGCTGGGCCGCGATCCGGTGGTGCTGGACAACGCGGGACTTAAGGAGCTGTTTGCCGGCAAAACCATCATGGTCAGCGGCGCGGGCGGCTCGATCGGGTCGGAACTGTGCCGTCAGATCGCCCGGTTCAAGCCGCAACGGTTGGTGCTGTTCGAACTCAACGAATTCGCGCTGTACCGCATTGAGCAGGAGTTTCTAAGCGATTTTCCGGATACCGCGGTTGTCTGCGTCATCGGCGATGTGAAGAGCCGCTCGCGGGTAGACCAGGTGCTGGCGCAATACCTTCCTTCCATCGTGTTCCACGCCGCCGCCTATAAACACGTGCCGCTGATGGAAGCGCAAAACGCCTGGGAGGCGGTGCTTAACAATGCCCTGGGAACTTATGTCTTGTCGCATGCGGCAGCCAATCACCACGCGGAAAAATTTGTGCTGGTTTCTACCGACAAGGCGGTCAATCCCACCAATGTCATGGGCGCAAGCAAGCGGCTCGCGGAAATGATCTGCCAGGCGCTGCAGCCCGATTCGGCGACGCGCTTTGTGATGGTGCGCTTCGGCAATGTGCTGGGCAGCGCCGGCAGCGTGATTCCCAAATTCCGCGAGCAGATCGAGAAAGGCGGGCCGGTGACCGTCACGCATCCGGAAATCATTCGTTACTTCATGTCCATTCCCGAAGCCGCGCAGCTGGTGCTGCAGGCGGGCCTGATGGGAAAGGGCGGCGAAATTTTTGTCATGGACATGGGCGAACCGGTGAAAATCGCCGAGCTCGCCAAAGATTTGATCCGTCTTTCCGGTTTCAGCGAAGACGAAATCAAAATCGTGTTTACCGGCTTGCGCCCGGGAGAAAAACTCTATGAAGAGCTGCTGGCCAACGATGAAAATACCTTGCCGACCCCGCATCCCAAGCTGCGCATTGCCCGCGCGAGACAGATGGATGTGCAATGGCTCGCGGACGCGCTGATTTGGCTCGACCAGGCTCAGCCTTTAAGAGACGAACAGGTAAAAGCGGATTTGCTCAAATGGGTGCCGGAGTATGCCGCCGCACAAAGTGATGCCCGGAATTATCAGCAAAAACTCGCGTAG
- a CDS encoding glycosyltransferase family 4 protein — protein sequence MTMDHLYLTPLISFVAAFVVLRWLVKGGLSRIVLDRPNPRSLHNTPVPRSGGLGLMTGVFIAWILLLPPWPLWLAPALLIAISLLDDIHGISPVWRLPTHFLAAAIAAVLWSDAGGVLLLPLFILATAWMTNLYNFMDGSDGLAGGMAVFGFGFYGLASWLAGNEAFALINFSIAAAALAFLLFNFHPARIFMGDAGSIPLGFLAAALGITGYLQNNWPIWFPLLIFSPFIVDASVTLLKRALKREKIWQAHREHYYQRLVQIGWGHRKTAWFEYALMLATGLSALWAIGKDEFTQIILVAGWSAAYTLGMIIFDRYWKRHSGNYVSA from the coding sequence ATGACTATGGATCATCTTTATTTGACGCCGCTCATCTCGTTCGTTGCGGCGTTTGTGGTGCTGCGGTGGCTGGTCAAGGGCGGCCTGTCGCGAATTGTGCTTGATCGTCCGAACCCGCGTTCCTTGCACAATACGCCGGTGCCGCGCAGCGGGGGCTTGGGATTGATGACTGGCGTCTTCATTGCGTGGATTTTGTTATTGCCGCCATGGCCGCTCTGGCTCGCGCCGGCCCTGTTAATCGCCATATCGCTGCTCGACGATATCCACGGCATCTCCCCGGTCTGGCGGCTGCCGACGCATTTCCTGGCTGCGGCCATCGCCGCAGTATTGTGGTCAGACGCAGGCGGCGTTCTGTTACTGCCGCTGTTCATTCTTGCCACGGCCTGGATGACCAACCTGTATAATTTCATGGATGGCTCGGATGGGCTTGCGGGAGGGATGGCGGTGTTCGGCTTCGGCTTTTACGGGCTGGCTTCCTGGCTTGCCGGCAACGAAGCTTTTGCCTTGATTAATTTTTCGATTGCCGCCGCCGCGCTGGCTTTTTTGTTGTTCAACTTTCATCCTGCGCGGATTTTCATGGGCGATGCAGGTTCGATTCCGCTCGGCTTTCTGGCGGCGGCACTGGGCATCACCGGATATCTGCAAAACAATTGGCCAATATGGTTCCCGCTGCTGATTTTTTCGCCTTTTATTGTTGATGCCAGCGTCACGTTGCTAAAGCGCGCGCTGAAGCGGGAAAAAATCTGGCAGGCGCATCGCGAGCATTATTACCAGCGGCTGGTGCAAATCGGCTGGGGACATCGCAAAACCGCCTGGTTTGAATATGCTCTGATGCTCGCTACCGGTTTGTCCGCCCTGTGGGCTATCGGCAAAGATGAGTTCACTCAAATTATTTTGGTTGCCGGCTGGAGTGCGGCTTACACACTCGGCATGATTATTTTCGACCGGTACTGGAAAAGACATTCCGGCAACTATGTTTCCGCTTAG
- a CDS encoding glycosyltransferase family 2 protein produces MSLSVIIITKNEEQNMRGCLEAVSWADEIIVVDSGSTDNTVAICKELGAKVLVMDWPGFGLQKNRALALATGDWVLSFDADERVSAELRQEIQSAITTPGEHVAFRMARSSSYCGRVMRHSGWWPDYITRLFKRGHARFSDDLVHERLIVNGKTGTLKQPLLHEAFRDLEQVLQKLNDYSTTGAMMLLRQQRKASLGIAVLHGLWTFVRTYLLRAGFLDGREGFLLAVSNAEGAYYRYLKAMLLQEKNAGTKK; encoded by the coding sequence ATGAGCCTTTCAGTCATCATCATCACCAAAAACGAAGAGCAAAATATGCGTGGCTGCCTGGAAGCGGTGTCGTGGGCGGATGAAATCATCGTGGTGGACTCCGGCAGCACCGACAACACGGTTGCTATTTGCAAAGAACTGGGGGCAAAAGTCCTGGTCATGGACTGGCCGGGTTTTGGACTGCAGAAAAACCGCGCGCTGGCTCTGGCAACCGGCGACTGGGTGCTGTCGTTTGATGCCGATGAGCGTGTATCGGCAGAATTGCGGCAAGAAATCCAATCGGCCATCACTACCCCGGGCGAACACGTGGCATTCCGCATGGCGCGTTCCTCCAGTTACTGCGGCCGAGTCATGCGCCACTCCGGCTGGTGGCCGGATTACATCACCCGCCTGTTCAAGCGCGGCCATGCCCGCTTCAGCGATGATCTGGTGCATGAACGGCTCATCGTCAACGGCAAAACCGGCACACTCAAGCAACCTTTGCTGCACGAGGCGTTCCGCGATCTGGAACAGGTGTTGCAAAAACTCAACGACTATTCCACGACCGGCGCCATGATGCTTCTCAGGCAGCAACGCAAAGCCTCGCTGGGGATAGCCGTTCTTCACGGCTTGTGGACTTTCGTGCGCACCTATTTGCTGCGCGCCGGCTTTCTCGACGGCAGGGAAGGCTTCTTGCTCGCCGTTTCCAATGCCGAAGGCGCGTATTACCGCTATCTCAAGGCGATGCTACTTCAAGAAAAAAACGCTGGAACAAAAAAATGA
- a CDS encoding SDR family oxidoreductase has protein sequence MPTALITGATGFIGQAACKQLLVGGWQVKGTIRSVSQNVSNLPFGVTPCSVDSLGPGTDWQAALHGIDVIVHLAARVHIMKETAEDSFLEFRQVNTHATERLGRMAAQTGVKRRVFLSTMKINGEESVDHPFTEADTPAPQDAYAVSKWEAEQALKRVAAETGLEVVILRPPLVYGAGVKGNFLRLLQAVAKGIPLPLASVNNRKSLIFLGNLVDAILTCMTHPQAAGGTYLLSKSEDVSSPDLIVRIARALGRPARLWPLPPALLRIGAGLIGKSNEAVSLLDSLQVDTSKICQELGWKPRYPVTRGLEETARWFLSDPEVAAS, from the coding sequence ATGCCTACCGCCCTGATCACCGGCGCGACGGGCTTTATCGGCCAAGCCGCGTGCAAGCAATTGCTCGTTGGCGGCTGGCAAGTGAAGGGCACGATTCGCTCCGTCTCACAAAACGTATCCAACCTGCCTTTCGGCGTCACTCCCTGCAGTGTTGACTCACTCGGACCCGGCACCGATTGGCAAGCAGCGTTACATGGAATAGACGTCATCGTGCACTTGGCGGCACGCGTACACATCATGAAGGAAACCGCCGAGGATTCCTTCTTGGAATTTCGCCAGGTGAACACCCACGCCACCGAGCGGCTTGGGCGCATGGCAGCGCAAACGGGAGTGAAGCGCCGGGTTTTCTTGAGTACAATGAAGATCAACGGTGAAGAAAGCGTGGATCATCCTTTCACCGAAGCGGATACCCCGGCGCCTCAGGATGCTTATGCCGTGTCCAAATGGGAAGCGGAGCAGGCGCTCAAACGCGTTGCCGCCGAAACAGGATTGGAAGTGGTGATTCTGCGGCCGCCCTTGGTTTATGGGGCTGGCGTAAAGGGAAATTTTCTGCGTCTGCTGCAAGCCGTCGCAAAGGGTATCCCTCTTCCTCTCGCCTCGGTAAACAACCGCAAGAGCCTCATTTTTCTTGGGAACCTCGTCGATGCCATATTAACCTGCATGACTCATCCGCAAGCGGCGGGAGGAACTTATCTCTTAAGCAAAAGCGAAGATGTTTCCAGCCCTGATTTGATTGTGCGGATCGCGCGCGCATTAGGCCGCCCGGCCCGGTTGTGGCCTTTGCCGCCGGCGCTGCTGCGCATAGGAGCGGGGCTCATCGGCAAATCCAACGAGGCCGTCAGTTTGCTGGACTCGCTGCAAGTGGATACCTCGAAAATCTGCCAGGAGCTCGGCTGGAAGCCTCGTTATCCGGTAACCCGGGGGTTGGAGGAAACCGCACGATGGTTTCTTTCCGATCCCGAGGTGGCCGCCTCATGA
- a CDS encoding O-antigen ligase family protein, with protein sequence MEYRIISGKADTLTKWVAVALGFTIPVSTALDSILVGLLVALWILAADYKEKWRQIKNNPLALLSLGLFGLLALGLFYGESDPWDDLRYLSKYKELLLIALLIPCFQDERIRRRGLRAFALALILTLLFSYAIGMGLLPEYFFMSVKTSGLPHPLNPVTFKLSITHNILMAIAAFLFAQMARHASGTGIRILWSIFSMLAVFNVLFMVQGRTGYLILALLVVYFFFDMWKWKGLALAAMLGTLLFTGAYLGSDTFHSRITKAASELSQWHPDQLASVGNSVGLRMEWYRNSLEIIGDHPVFGVGTGGFSKAYAEKIKGTGMLPTTNPHNQYLLIATDLGLLGLGFLLYLFYRQWRLAAALPTSLERSLAHALLLAIMFGCLFNSLLLDHTEGLLYGWISGLLYAGLKSNSQKSGTPT encoded by the coding sequence ATGGAATACCGGATCATCAGCGGCAAGGCCGACACATTGACCAAATGGGTCGCTGTTGCGCTTGGCTTCACCATTCCCGTTTCCACCGCGCTGGACAGCATTCTGGTAGGCCTGCTGGTCGCCCTTTGGATATTGGCTGCCGACTATAAAGAGAAATGGCGGCAAATTAAAAACAATCCGCTGGCGCTACTGTCACTTGGTCTGTTTGGGCTGCTGGCCTTAGGGCTGTTTTACGGCGAGAGTGATCCGTGGGATGACCTGCGTTACCTCAGCAAGTATAAAGAACTGCTGCTCATCGCACTGCTGATACCCTGCTTTCAGGACGAACGGATACGGCGCCGTGGATTGCGGGCATTTGCCCTGGCATTGATCCTGACTCTGCTGTTTTCTTACGCGATTGGCATGGGTCTGCTGCCCGAATATTTTTTTATGTCAGTCAAAACGTCCGGCCTACCCCACCCTTTAAATCCGGTCACTTTTAAGCTCTCCATCACTCATAATATCCTGATGGCGATCGCCGCGTTTCTATTCGCACAAATGGCCCGTCATGCATCCGGAACCGGCATCCGTATTCTCTGGAGTATTTTCTCCATGCTGGCGGTATTTAACGTTCTGTTCATGGTCCAGGGACGCACCGGCTATCTAATTCTAGCGCTATTGGTGGTGTATTTCTTCTTCGACATGTGGAAATGGAAAGGACTGGCTCTGGCTGCAATGCTGGGTACCCTGCTTTTTACCGGAGCCTATTTGGGTTCGGATACTTTCCACTCGCGAATCACAAAAGCGGCGAGCGAGTTATCCCAATGGCACCCCGATCAATTAGCGAGTGTTGGTAACTCGGTCGGTTTGCGCATGGAATGGTACAGAAACAGCCTCGAGATCATCGGCGATCACCCTGTCTTCGGTGTTGGCACCGGCGGATTTTCCAAGGCGTATGCTGAAAAAATAAAAGGCACTGGCATGCTTCCGACTACCAATCCCCACAATCAGTATCTTCTCATCGCCACCGATTTGGGTCTGCTTGGTTTGGGGTTTTTACTCTATTTATTCTACCGCCAGTGGCGTTTGGCTGCCGCGCTGCCCACCTCATTGGAGCGCAGTCTCGCGCATGCTTTGCTTCTTGCAATAATGTTCGGCTGCCTTTTCAACTCTTTGCTCCTAGACCACACCGAAGGCCTGCTTTATGGGTGGATAAGCGGGCTGCTCTACGCTGGATTGAAATCGAATTCGCAAAAGAGCGGCACCCCAACATGA